A single region of the Lysinibacillus sp. B2A1 genome encodes:
- a CDS encoding iron ABC transporter permease gives MKKWKIALLWLLPFMVAIVSLGVGRFEVSLEHIIKILTSQVLPVEQTWTQMEETVVLNIRLPRILLALLIGGGLSIAGAGFQGMFGNPLVSPDILGVSAGAGFGASLGILLFGQNFTAQILALIFGLGAIGFTYLIAGAKKNAPIFMFVLAGVVTSALFNALISLTKFVADPEEKLPAITYWLMGSLGTATYKDLFIGGPLILIGILVLYLLRWRLNILTLPEDEAKSMGVPVTRLKWLVILGATLITAASVAVAGIVGWVGLIIPHVARMLVGNNNQFVLPVSVAIGSIYLLIIDDLARSLTATEIPLSILTAIIGAPFFAYLLRRSGGGWA, from the coding sequence ATGAAGAAATGGAAAATAGCACTTTTATGGTTGCTGCCATTTATGGTAGCAATCGTTTCTCTAGGTGTTGGACGATTTGAAGTTAGCCTTGAGCATATTATTAAAATTTTGACATCTCAAGTACTTCCTGTGGAACAGACATGGACGCAGATGGAGGAAACGGTCGTATTGAACATTCGTTTACCACGAATTTTGCTAGCGTTATTAATTGGCGGTGGTTTATCTATAGCTGGTGCAGGCTTCCAAGGGATGTTTGGAAATCCACTTGTATCACCAGATATATTGGGAGTTTCTGCTGGCGCAGGATTTGGAGCATCCCTAGGTATATTACTATTTGGACAAAACTTTACGGCACAAATATTGGCATTAATCTTTGGGTTAGGGGCAATTGGTTTTACTTATTTAATTGCTGGCGCTAAGAAAAATGCGCCTATTTTTATGTTTGTGCTGGCTGGTGTGGTGACCTCAGCCCTGTTTAATGCGCTAATTTCATTAACAAAATTTGTGGCTGATCCAGAGGAAAAACTACCTGCGATTACTTATTGGTTAATGGGGAGTCTTGGCACGGCAACCTATAAGGACTTATTTATTGGAGGACCGTTAATATTAATAGGGATTTTAGTATTGTACTTATTGCGTTGGCGTTTGAACATTTTAACATTGCCTGAAGATGAAGCAAAATCAATGGGTGTACCGGTGACACGGTTAAAATGGTTAGTAATTCTTGGGGCAACTTTAATTACAGCAGCATCTGTAGCAGTTGCAGGAATTGTCGGTTGGGTAGGCTTAATTATTCCACATGTGGCGCGTATGCTTGTTGGGAATAACAATCAATTTGTATTACCAGTATCCGTCGCAATCGGTAGTATATATTTATTAATCATTGATGATTTAGCACGCTCATTAACAGCAACGGAAATACCATTGTCTATTCTAACAGCCATTATTGGCGCCCCATTTTTCGCTTATTTATTACGCCGTTCAGGAGGTGGCTGGGCATGA